From a single Carcharodon carcharias isolate sCarCar2 chromosome 4, sCarCar2.pri, whole genome shotgun sequence genomic region:
- the ptcd2 gene encoding pentatricopeptide repeat-containing protein 2, mitochondrial, whose protein sequence is MAVLVTRGLSVLFQNVRGCTFLHQNKARDCWRCVKRYLLSDHVIRLLEFQQKKVAIANQMYISRDQYFNNIEGKLKKNELILKDDLKVLLHLCQTPSDVEVAKDIIYRYHAENRNMAFGEFKFGPLFMRLCYELGLEETAEKVVKDQILKGFFSDSTSFNIVMDMLFMKGSYERALGVLLEMKNQGIKFSKDTYTLAFAVCYKMNTGEAYRICSMLLEESLTRGDFIPRHAFCFAVALAIKQNDVVKARSIYSYIMHTDSKICLNLHLLLLALSGAQQNLLSVLEKAIVNNVPEFVKKVDFSQEVLAIVRKTFENDLGFQRCFEDVCETLKRSGQITALSLDDMLCYTPSGKKPLNRLLNTRKVSRRTFKPLRSALLSE, encoded by the exons ATGGCGGTGCTTGTGACGCGAGGACTGAGTGTTCTATTTCAGAATGTCAGAGGCTGCACGTTCCTTCATCAGAATAAAGCCCGCGACTGCTGGCGCTGCG TGAAACGATATTTACTATCGGACCATGTGATTCGTTTGCTGGAGTTTCAACAGAAGAAGGTTGCAATTGCGAACCAAATGTATATTAGTAGAG ATCAATATTTCAACAACATTGAAGGGAAATTAAAGAAGAATGAGCTAATCCTCAAGGATGATTTGAAAGTATTGTTACATTTATGCCAAACACCATCAGATGTTGAAGTAGCAAAGGATATAATTTACAG ATACCATGCTGAGAACAGAAATATGGCATTTGGGGAATTTAAGTTCGGCCCTCTATTTATGAGACTGTGTTATGAGCTTGGTTTAGAAGAAACTGCAGAAAAGGTGGTGAAAGACCAG ATTCTGAAGGGTTTCTTCTCTGATTCAACTTCATTCAACATTGTAATGGATATGCTATTTATGAAGGGAAGCTATGAGC GTGCTTTGGGAGTCCTTCTCGAAATGAAAAATCAAGGAATAAAATTTAGTAAAGACACTTACACACTGGCATTTGCTGTCTGCTATAAAATG AATACAGGTGAGGCATACAGGATTTGCAGCATGCTGCTGGAAGAATCATTGACAAGAGGAGACTTCATTCCCCGGCATGCATTCTGCTTTGCAGTAGCACTTGCAATCAAGCAG AATGATGTTGTAAAAGCTCGGTCAATTTACTCATACATTATGCACACAGACAGCAAAATTTGTCTTAATCTTCAT CTCCTTTTATTAGCTCTGTCAGGAGCGCAACAAAATCTGCTCTCCGTTTTGGAAAAAGCAATTGTAAACAACGTCCCAGAATTTGTGAAGAAGGTGGATTTTTCACAAGAAGTG CTGGCTATAGTACGCAAAACCTTCGAGAACGACCTGGGGTTTCAAAGATGttttgaggatgtgtgtgaaacGCTGAAAAGGTCTGGACAAATCACAGCACTGAGTCTCGACGACATGCTTTGCTACACACCAAGTGGAAAGAAGCCCCTTAACCGTTTGCTAAATACAAGGAAAGTTAGCCGACGGACCTTCAAACCTCTACGGTCAGCCTTACTTTCTGAGTAA